The DNA window GCACTGAATCCCGCCTTCGAAGAGTACGCAGTGTACGTAGCGAAGGGGACCTCGAACTTGGATGAGCGGACCGATCCCTGGATGGAGCTCACCGGGCCGACGAGCACGCAGGTTTTACGGGACACGATTGCCACGTGGCCCCTTGCCAACGTGGAGGAAGGGGAATACACTCTTCGGCTCGTAACGAGGCTTCAGGATGGAGGAACCATTGAGGATCGTCGACGGATCATTGTCGATCGAACTCCACCGAGTCTCCGAGTTGAGTTATTGGGAGATGGGCGAATCAATGGGGAGCATGGGATTGTGGGAGATTTGGTAACGGACGATCGTACCCGACTCACTACCACGATCCGGCTTTTCGGAGTGGAGGCCGTCGTTCAGAGTGAGCAGGTGGCCCGACGCCACGGTTTGGCGTGGGCCAATGAATCGGGACGAACAGGAACCGCGGAGGTGCAAATCCGCGCACGGAATACGAGTGGCCTCACAACGACTCTCGACACAACGCTCCAGCTTCCCGGCGACCAGGAAAATACGGCTCTACTCCACCGCAACTCTACATCGGTGCCGCGGGGACGCCTTTTATCGAAGGCCACGGATTTTGATGGGGATGGCCTCCACGAGATCGTGCTTAATCAGTCGACGGAGGGGGGACTCTCTGATAGCCTTCGCTCCTTTGAGTGGAGAGGGGATGGATTCGTATCGGCTGATACGCTCATCGCCACTCTTTTTCCGAAAGACGTGGGGGATACAGACGGCGATGGCCTACAAGAGATTCTGTTACAGGTTCGGGCCGGGACGCTGCTTCTCGAACAGCGATCCGAAACTGCCTTCCCTGATGACCTCATCTTTGCCGATACGACCAGTACGGACGAGAAGCCGCTGCTCAATGGCACGCGGCTTACGGATTTCGATGGAGATGGCAACGGGGAGATCCTCGCTACGACCGGCCGCCAGTGGACGGTCCTTGAGCATACCAACAGCGGGTTCGTCCCAAGATTTCGTCTCGACAACCCGACCGCTCAGACGGGCAGAGACTCGGCACTGGGCAATGCCTTTGACACCCCTGCCGCACAAACGGGGGATTTTGATGGAGATGGCCGGCGAGATCTGCTCGTCGGCGATCGAGACGGGGATGTGATTGTCTACGAGGCGACGGGCACTGAAGATATGACCGTGGCCTGGACTCACGAGACGGATCGCGTAGATGCGGGCAATCGGTTCGCGGCTGGTGATATAATGTCGGGGGGCGGACGCGAGTTCGTGACTATGACCACGTATCCGCCGTTTCCCAACGAGAACGGAGAATCCGCTCCCCAGCTCTCAGTATATTCCATCTGGACGAGTACCGGAGATAACTCGTATGAGCGCGTGTACACGCTCCCCGTAGCTGGGCCGTATACGGACTACGGTTCGATGACTACGGCCGACCTGGATGGAGACGATTTGCAAGAGGTTGCGATTGCACATGCTCCTTCTCTGCTTGTTTTGGACTGGAAGCAGGGACAATGGCAGGTGCTTCATGAACACACTCGTGCGCCTCCGCTCCAGAGTCGGGGACTTGTGGCCGCCGACTTTTCGGGGTCTGGAAGGCCCTCGCTCGTGGCCGAAACCGCGGGGGATTCCCTCGCCCGGTTTTCGGTGGATCCTGCTTCTCTTCCGGTTTCTCCTCCACGGTGGACTCGGGCCCGTCCTACCGGCGCTAATGAGGTTGTTCTCGAATGGCGAGCCCCGGGCGCCGACTCTGTCTCGATTTTTGCCGGCCCGCCCAACGGCCCCCTCAATCACATTCGCGGCACGGTGGACTCTACGGTCCGTATTGGAGGCACAGCAGAACGGCGCTTTGCCCTGCGTGCCTGGGAGAACGGAACCTCCTCGCCGCTTTCGTCTCACCGGCGTCTTCGTCCTCACGCCGCAGCGACTGTAACTGAGGTGGGCTATCCGAGCCCTCACGCCGTCAAGCTTCGGTTTACCGAGCGTCTCGCCTCCTCTACCCGATCGGAGCAGTTCCAGTTTGGGCCAGCGTCAGTTCATCCGACCACCCTCATACAGAGCAATGACCAGACGGGGGTGGTGCTGCGCTTTCCGGCGCGAGTAGCGGGGCAGTCCGGACGTTTGCAGTGGGCTCACGTAGTGGATACGGATGGCCTACCCGTCGGCCAGACGGACCAGAAGATTGTGTTTCCGGCCTCGGAGCAGCGCTCGCTCTACGTTGAGTCGACCGAAATTCTGGATCAGCGTCGAGTACGACTCTCCTTCAACGAACCCCTCTCTGCAGGAGCGGCCACCGACCGTGATCGTTACAAGATTCGCCCTCGGGGCCGGGTTGCTTCGGTCGAGTTCTCGACGGAGGCCCCCACGACCGTGACCCTTCGCGTAGAGGGCCTCGTGATCGGAGCAAAGGGGAGGGAGTCCTCCCTAACGGTTACGGAGATGATAAGCTTAAACGGGCACCGGCTCACAAAGGAGGGAGGAACGGTGCGTCTCACCACGCCTGCCGATGACCTTTCAAACGTTTATGTGTACCCGAATCCGTACCGTGCACAGCAACATGACGGGAGTGTGACCATCGCGGGCCTTCCGACGGAGGCATCGATACGCATCTTTTCGCCCGACGGGCGACTTGTCCGTCGACTTTCGGTGGAGGCCAATCGAGACGGAGGGGTGCGCTGGGATCTACGGAATCGTCGCGGAGAGCGCGTTCCGGCCGGGATCTATTTGTTCCGGGTAAACGCGCCAGATCATTCTCCCGTGCTTGAAAAGGCAGCCGTCATTCGCTAGCACTCCGGTCCCTTGTTGTTGGGGACGACGCTTGTGGGTGGTCAACAGTCGATTGCGGACGAAATGCAAACTCTTCTCAGCTTCGGTCCCCGCGCAGGCTATGGGACAGCCGGTGGCACCGGTCTTTTGTTGTTCAGCCTTCCGCTGATGGCTGCTCAGGCATGGGCGTGGCCGGGATTGGTGGCCGCGTCGTTTGCGGCTATGCTTGGGCTGGTCGTTCTCTGGCAGCGAGATCCGCTGTCGAAACGCCAAATTCTCTGGGGGGCGCTTCTGCTCCGAATTGCGTTCCTTCCCCTGTTGCCCGGACTGACGGACGATTTATACCGGTACATTTGGGATGGATGGCTGCAGATGGAGGGCGTAAACCCCTACCGGTATGTCCCCGAGCATGAGGCGCTCTCGAACTATCAGTCGAGTCAAATCTACCCGCGGCTGAATTCTAAGCCGTACTACAGCGTTTATCCGCCCCTCAGTCAGATTTTCTTTGCCGTTGGGGGATGGTTTTACCCGTACGGCTGGACGGTAAGCTACTACGTTCTGAAGGGCCTCTTTGCGGCCGCTGAGTTTGGCGGGGTCGTTTTATTGAGTCGCCTGACCTCGGCCCGCAATCTCCTACTCTACGCCTGGAATCCTCTGGTGCTCATCGAGACTGCGGGCCAGGGACACACAGAGGCGCTTTTGCTTCCGCTAATCGTGGGCGGGGTATGGGCCGTCCGAAAAGGAAGGGGGCGACTCGCTTCCCTGGCGGTGACTGGTGCCGGACTCGTAAAAATCTATCCGTTCGTACTTGCACCTTTTCTGGTGCGCCGGTATGGATGGACGGCCGTTTGGCCCGGCGCAGTGCTTGCCGTGGGTCTTAGTCTTCCGTACGCTGCCCCGTATACGCTTCCGCACCTCAAGGCGTCGGTCGACCTCTTTGCGGAGCTGCTGGAATTCAATGCGGGACTGTACTACCTCGTGAAGTATGTCTTCTGGCTCCTCACAGGGGCAGACTGGAGCAAGCAAATTGGCCCTGCGTTCCGCTACCTCTTTTTGGCGTCCCTTCCGCTGCTCTATGTCCTGGACTGGAGGTGGAACTGGTCGTTCCGGTGGGCTTGCCTACTGACGATTGGTCTCTTCTTGGTTCTTAGCACGACGGTTCACCCATGGTATTTTCTTCCGGTGCTCGCCCTGAGCGTTCTTCATGAGCGTCCGGCCTGGCCCTGGTTTTGGGTGGGAACGTGTGCGATTGGCACTTACCTCTTCTACATCGATGGACCGTACTGGCTCTGGGTCAACCTAGGGTGGGGTGGGGCAGCTGTCTTTGGACTCTGGTGGTACCGCATCCCCTTACGAACGCTCATGGAAGACGGCGTCCATGCCGTTCGAAATCGGATTCCGTCGCCGTGAGTCTCGCGGGGGCGTGCACAAATGACCTGGCCATTTGGTATTAGTCCGACGCAAAGTAGTCAAGCACATCGTCTGGCGTGGTGGTAGACGCGTCCATCCACGTGTACTCGTCGTATCGACGAAACCAGGTCAGTTGACGTTTGGCATAGCGCCGGGTATTGCGCTTTACCAGACGGACCATTTCATCATAGTCGTCGATCTCGCCCTGCAAGTACTGGATGGGCTCTCGGTACCCAATGGTACTCAGAGGCGGCTCATCGAGTTGAACGCCGTCAATTTCCATCACGGTGCGCACTTCGTTCATAAGGCCGTCCTCCAGCATCCGGTCTACACGGCGATTAATGCGATCGTAGAGCGCTTTGCGTTCCCGATTCAGTACAATTGTGTCGTACGTGAAGGGAGGCTCCGGCTGATTCTCATAGTAGTGGGTCAGGGGCTTCCCCGTGCCGTGGTACACCTCCAGGGCACGAATCACCCGCTGGGTCTTCGTTGGATCTGCTTTTTCTGCCTGCGTCGGGTCCACTCGTTGCAACTCCTCGTACAAGGCTTCTTTCCCCTCCGTCTCCATGCGATCCTCCAATCGTTCCCGCACGTCATCGTCCACGTCGGGAATATCCGCAAGGCCGTACTGTAAAGCGTGAAGGTACAGTGTCGCTCCCCCAACAATGAGAGGACGGCGTCCTCGGTCGAGAATCTCTCGAATCCGAGCATTGGCCTCCTCCGCGTATGTTCCGGCCGAGAACGGCTCGTGCAGGGATCGCTCACCAATAAAGTGGTGGGGCACTCGGTCGAGAGCGTCGGCGTCGGGCTTCGCCGTACCGATAGTAAGTTCGCGATAGACCTGTCGGCTATCAGCGGAGATGATTTCTGCGTTGAGGGCCTCCGCCACGTCGAGGCTTATTTCGGTTTTGCCGACGGCCGTAGGCCCGGCAATCGTGAGGAAGGGACCGGAGGCTTCTTGTGAGGAGGGCGTAGGAGCAGTCATTCAGCGGAATGGAGCGTCGTCTTGAGTATTGCATCGGCCCTCACACACGGATAGAAACCGTCACCGTTCAGCAGCGACGGCCGTGAAGGCCGCACCATGATGACGTGCGCCTACGGGCACCTCCATATCGTGATGTCGGGATCACCTGCGTACATATAAAAAAGCCCACCGTCGGCGAACCGACGGTGGGCAAACGGGAGCAACTGTCCCGAGGGAGCGGTTTTCCTGTTAAGCACCAGCAGTCACCGGCTCCGCATATTCATCCACGTCAAAGCCTTCTTCGATGGACTTCGCGCGGGCGATGTTGTAAATCAGAACTCCGTATCCGGCCTTCGCCAGGACATCAGCAATGGTGTATCCGACCTGGATGGCAACGATGGTGCCCGGCGTTTCCGTCGGGTATCCACTGAAGGCCATCGGGACCATGTACACGATGGGGTAAAAGCCCCAGGTGAAGAGCAGGAGCAGGCGGGCATTGCCAAGGAGAGTGGCCACCTCGCTCGACTGCTTTTGGATCGTGTCCCCTAGCTCAGTGAACAACACGTAGAGCAAATAGAGGAACGGAAGCGTGCTGAGAAATCCCCAAAAACCGCGGGTGCCGAAGAAGCTGGCGTCGCCGCTGATCTCGCCCGGATAGCCGAGCGCGATCATTAGCGCAGCCGCAAAGCCGAGCTTGAAGGCGGTCCAGCCACTTTCTCCCTTTGGTAGGTCCATTACGAGTACCAACTCTACCACTAGAAGGGGGACGGTAAGCAGCCAGTCCACGTAGCGGTAGGCATCGTTAAAGGGATCCCCAGAGGGCTCATAAGCCCCCATCGATTGGTTGAGCGCGTACGCGCCTTCCCAACTGTTGAAAATGCGGAAGTAGTGATACCCAGCAATGAAGACAACAAGCGCCGACACCATCATCGAAATTCGATACTTCGGCGCGAGATTCTTCTGGGCCATCACGAAGAAGACGAACGCCGCTGCCATCGTCGCAACGGTAAACGAAAACATATTGTACACCAGCGAAAACTGCGCTGGAGACAGAGTAGGAAGTTCCTGTAGCATGGTTAAGCCTCCGGTTTGTGTGGGTGATTATCGCGGGGAATTACGACAGGCCCTCTGTGAGAGATGCTTCCTCTACGAGAGAACCTGAGATCATTCCACCAAGGGGTCTTGCAGATTGGCCTAATGTGTCCTTGGGTGAGAGTGAAAAACCTGACCTGCAAGCCCTTATCTCATTCCCCAATATAATTCGTGGCGGAGACGGCACCAATCAGAAGCCCCCGGATTTGGCCTCAGAATTGTAAGCAAGGGGTTATAAGTCGCTCTCATCCATCCAAAGGAGCAGCGGACTCGATTTTCTGGAGATGGTGGAGGGTATCGTGCTCCCCAAAGAGAAGCAAAAGGATTCCTTTCACGACCAGGCAGTTCGTCACGAGAAAAAAGGTGGCCTCCTCTAGGGGAAGTCCAACTGGGGCAATGCCCAGGGTAAAGGCATCCGCGATTGTCCAGATGCCCGACGCAATGGCCGTTGCATCCGCGATCCACAGGTAGAGCGTTGGGCCGCCAATGGCGTACAGGAGCACACGTCGGTGCGCCCACAAGGTCTCTCCGTCGTAGAGCCACATGCCAGTCAGGAGTGGACAGGCCCAAGCAAGGATGAGACCGAGGTACAGCCCGCGCGCCGCTCCTGATATTAGTAGACCGACGCCTAGCAGAGAAAGTCCTCCAAAGAGAACGACGCCTGCCCACATTCCGCGTGAGGATCGGGTCGTCGGATTCCCACTCGCGCGCGCCAAATACTGAAAGGTGAACAGCCCTGTTAGGATGGGTTGAAGAAGGAAGAAGAGGTATTCTTCAACCGGCACATACCCGATGGTTGCGAGCACCCGATCGGGACCGTACCACCAGACTTCTCGTGCCACGAGGTAGTTGTCCCACGGCGTTGTATACGTGAAGGCAATGGCCGCCACGAGAGGGATTGCCCACTGCGCCCGCCATCCTCCCAGGGAGGATAGCGACTGGGGGAGCGTTGCCCAGAGCAGAATGATTGGTGGGGCTAAAAAAAGGAGGTGGAATGTGGCGTACGACATTCGGAAGATACTAAGCCAAGTCGGAAAGGATGACGCGTGCGGCATTCCGGCCGGAGGCTCCCATGATTCCCCCACCCGGATGTGTGCTTGCGCCTGTAAGGTACATCTGGTCGATCGGCCCTTTGTAGGAGGACAACCCGAGGGCCGGACGAGCGGCAAACATCTGGTCCAGGCTCATCTCGAGGTGCATGACGTTTCCCCGAAAGAGCCCCAGGTTGTTCTCAAGCCACACCGGGTGCTGGAATAGCTGTCCCACGATGTGGTCGCGAATGCCCGGTGCATACGTTTCAAACTGTGAAATGAGGTTGTCCGCAACCGTATCGGCAATTTCCGACCACGACTGCTCTCCGGCAAGCTCGTACGGAAAGTATTGCCCCCAGAGCCACAGCACCTCTCCGCCGGCCGGGGCAAGAGAGTCATCCGCCGCGCTGAACGTCATGGCCACAATGGGGGGATCGCTCGCCGGACGGTTGCTCAGGTAGTCGCCGTAGGCCGTGTGCAGTTGGTCGAGGTCGCGGCAGAGCAGCTGCAATCCCATCCGGGCTTCATCGCCGGAATGGGCAGCATACTCGACCGGTTGGTCGAGAGCGAGGCGGAGCATGATGCCGAACCCATTGCCGATACGGAGGCCGTCCGCACTATTCGGCCGGTGCTCGGCAGGGAGGAGATGGTCAAACGTTTCCTTTGCATGGGTGGCGGCGCACACCGCGCGGCTCGTGTACAACTCGCTGTTCACCCGAACCCCCCGTGCAACTCCATTCTCGACGAGGATTTCCTGAACAGGGGCCTCTGTGAAGACCTCTCCGCCGTGGGCCTCCAGATGTGTGCGAAGAGCCTGGGTCAGCATTCCGGACCCACCCTTGGGGCGGGCAACGCCCCCTTCATGATAGAGCGCATGCCACAGGGCAAAGGGCCCGGTCAACGGTTCCGT is part of the Salinibacter sp. 10B genome and encodes:
- a CDS encoding glycosyltransferase family 87 protein, yielding MQTLLSFGPRAGYGTAGGTGLLLFSLPLMAAQAWAWPGLVAASFAAMLGLVVLWQRDPLSKRQILWGALLLRIAFLPLLPGLTDDLYRYIWDGWLQMEGVNPYRYVPEHEALSNYQSSQIYPRLNSKPYYSVYPPLSQIFFAVGGWFYPYGWTVSYYVLKGLFAAAEFGGVVLLSRLTSARNLLLYAWNPLVLIETAGQGHTEALLLPLIVGGVWAVRKGRGRLASLAVTGAGLVKIYPFVLAPFLVRRYGWTAVWPGAVLAVGLSLPYAAPYTLPHLKASVDLFAELLEFNAGLYYLVKYVFWLLTGADWSKQIGPAFRYLFLASLPLLYVLDWRWNWSFRWACLLTIGLFLVLSTTVHPWYFLPVLALSVLHERPAWPWFWVGTCAIGTYLFYIDGPYWLWVNLGWGGAAVFGLWWYRIPLRTLMEDGVHAVRNRIPSP
- a CDS encoding bacteriorhodopsin; translation: MLQELPTLSPAQFSLVYNMFSFTVATMAAAFVFFVMAQKNLAPKYRISMMVSALVVFIAGYHYFRIFNSWEGAYALNQSMGAYEPSGDPFNDAYRYVDWLLTVPLLVVELVLVMDLPKGESGWTAFKLGFAAALMIALGYPGEISGDASFFGTRGFWGFLSTLPFLYLLYVLFTELGDTIQKQSSEVATLLGNARLLLLFTWGFYPIVYMVPMAFSGYPTETPGTIVAIQVGYTIADVLAKAGYGVLIYNIARAKSIEEGFDVDEYAEPVTAGA
- the miaA gene encoding tRNA (adenosine(37)-N6)-dimethylallyltransferase MiaA, with translation MTAPTPSSQEASGPFLTIAGPTAVGKTEISLDVAEALNAEIISADSRQVYRELTIGTAKPDADALDRVPHHFIGERSLHEPFSAGTYAEEANARIREILDRGRRPLIVGGATLYLHALQYGLADIPDVDDDVRERLEDRMETEGKEALYEELQRVDPTQAEKADPTKTQRVIRALEVYHGTGKPLTHYYENQPEPPFTYDTIVLNRERKALYDRINRRVDRMLEDGLMNEVRTVMEIDGVQLDEPPLSTIGYREPIQYLQGEIDDYDEMVRLVKRNTRRYAKRQLTWFRRYDEYTWMDASTTTPDDVLDYFASD
- a CDS encoding NAD(P)/FAD-dependent oxidoreductase; protein product: MDYDVITIGAGHNGLITAAYLAQAGYRVAVFERRDIVGGAVSTKELIPGYQIDLGGSAHILIRQTPVVQELELEQYGLTYIDLDPMFVAPFPDGDTVFIHRDLDRTIHHLESKFPGEGEAYQRFVTDWQGFARTMRDLFLASPTPWQIGKRMVMGESTPLPWHEELRHILRPYEHVVRSYFSEEKLQTLIAWMAAQSGPPPTEPLTGPFALWHALYHEGGVARPKGGSGMLTQALRTHLEAHGGEVFTEAPVQEILVENGVARGVRVNSELYTSRAVCAATHAKETFDHLLPAEHRPNSADGLRIGNGFGIMLRLALDQPVEYAAHSGDEARMGLQLLCRDLDQLHTAYGDYLSNRPASDPPIVAMTFSAADDSLAPAGGEVLWLWGQYFPYELAGEQSWSEIADTVADNLISQFETYAPGIRDHIVGQLFQHPVWLENNLGLFRGNVMHLEMSLDQMFAARPALGLSSYKGPIDQMYLTGASTHPGGGIMGASGRNAARVILSDLA
- a CDS encoding S8 family serine peptidase; the protein is MKTKKALSLVLLLALLFPQGGFGQSQPAPELIVRLTSPSTDLVQTLDAGPPSKSRDDSLFAGVAAVQSLFPSSTAKARRGSAESPSIYTLRARDSTVFRLLLRRWRSRPDVAYAHPNYTFRVHSAQRDIPSNPILAPNNPRADSLDHLGVVQAFEGWDFTTGASDVTIGIVDTGFYLEHPDLRDEFWINEPEDINNNGRFDPGDLNGIDDDGNGFVDDVIGYDFVDRPSPLQEGEYETRDPDPSADPKAQGSGHGSSVAAVAGASPQDPEIGIAGVAPGAKLVGLRAFGGDGVGRSDDIAAAIVYAATMGVDVLNLSFGRSRPAPVIHDAVQFAHDQGTIIVGSAGNELTDDPHYPSDYPEVLSVVWLAEDGEGLPQFNRSQYGIGVDIGAPGSGVYTADFPAQAVSQGMDPETTDLYRSINGSSFSAPQVAGAAALLRSADSSLSPASVRSILTATADDLEAESWDHQTGAGLLNVDQGLSRAYPARTEIVHPSHNQGISGTDALPIVGTALNPAFEEYAVYVAKGTSNLDERTDPWMELTGPTSTQVLRDTIATWPLANVEEGEYTLRLVTRLQDGGTIEDRRRIIVDRTPPSLRVELLGDGRINGEHGIVGDLVTDDRTRLTTTIRLFGVEAVVQSEQVARRHGLAWANESGRTGTAEVQIRARNTSGLTTTLDTTLQLPGDQENTALLHRNSTSVPRGRLLSKATDFDGDGLHEIVLNQSTEGGLSDSLRSFEWRGDGFVSADTLIATLFPKDVGDTDGDGLQEILLQVRAGTLLLEQRSETAFPDDLIFADTTSTDEKPLLNGTRLTDFDGDGNGEILATTGRQWTVLEHTNSGFVPRFRLDNPTAQTGRDSALGNAFDTPAAQTGDFDGDGRRDLLVGDRDGDVIVYEATGTEDMTVAWTHETDRVDAGNRFAAGDIMSGGGREFVTMTTYPPFPNENGESAPQLSVYSIWTSTGDNSYERVYTLPVAGPYTDYGSMTTADLDGDDLQEVAIAHAPSLLVLDWKQGQWQVLHEHTRAPPLQSRGLVAADFSGSGRPSLVAETAGDSLARFSVDPASLPVSPPRWTRARPTGANEVVLEWRAPGADSVSIFAGPPNGPLNHIRGTVDSTVRIGGTAERRFALRAWENGTSSPLSSHRRLRPHAAATVTEVGYPSPHAVKLRFTERLASSTRSEQFQFGPASVHPTTLIQSNDQTGVVLRFPARVAGQSGRLQWAHVVDTDGLPVGQTDQKIVFPASEQRSLYVESTEILDQRRVRLSFNEPLSAGAATDRDRYKIRPRGRVASVEFSTEAPTTVTLRVEGLVIGAKGRESSLTVTEMISLNGHRLTKEGGTVRLTTPADDLSNVYVYPNPYRAQQHDGSVTIAGLPTEASIRIFSPDGRLVRRLSVEANRDGGVRWDLRNRRGERVPAGIYLFRVNAPDHSPVLEKAAVIR
- a CDS encoding lycopene cyclase domain-containing protein codes for the protein MSYATFHLLFLAPPIILLWATLPQSLSSLGGWRAQWAIPLVAAIAFTYTTPWDNYLVAREVWWYGPDRVLATIGYVPVEEYLFFLLQPILTGLFTFQYLARASGNPTTRSSRGMWAGVVLFGGLSLLGVGLLISGAARGLYLGLILAWACPLLTGMWLYDGETLWAHRRVLLYAIGGPTLYLWIADATAIASGIWTIADAFTLGIAPVGLPLEEATFFLVTNCLVVKGILLLLFGEHDTLHHLQKIESAAPLDG